The following nucleotide sequence is from Nothobranchius furzeri strain GRZ-AD chromosome 11, NfurGRZ-RIMD1, whole genome shotgun sequence.
GCTGAACTCACCAGGTCCACCCAGAAGCTGGGTCCAAACAGAACATGGTGGTTTCATGTCACAGCTGATCCAGATGGGACGTCCTCCTGGAGCCCAGGACCAGGTCTGGAGCTAATTCAGGTCTGACTTGTGTAAAATGGTGAGCAGGATGCAGAAGGTTTGAGCGGGTCCACCCTAACCACAGGAACGTTCCTAACCACTCGGCAGTCAAGCAGGATTTCTTTCTGGCAGCAAATTCAAAGCAGAACCCAAACCAGAACTAGAAATAAGTGGATCATCAGGACAGGTGCATTCTGGTGCGGCTTGGCTGTTTCAGGTGAAATGTAAATAAAGATTTTTCAGCTGTTTTTACTCATGGGATGCTGCTGCAGATTGTTTTGAAACATTTTCTAATAAAATGACCCAAGGACCCGCTGATCCGACCCAAGACCATTTGTTGGTTGTGGAGTTCTGATGTCCCAATAGGGTTTGGGTTATTTGATTCAGAACGCTCCTGATCCGGGGACAGCTACAGAGTTCCAGCAGACTGGTTCCCTCAACCGTTTAGATCCATACGCAGTGTTCCTCTGATTCTCAGTGGTCCtgtttccatggaaactttcTTCATGTTTGAGAGTTAACTCGTCATTCCAGCAATtgattgacacgtttctgagctaATGGGAAGTTCGTGATTTCCTGGGAAACCTTCAGTTCCAGCTTCAGTTTCTGACCTGATCCAAGTCAGACTTCAGGTTCTGGTCTGATTGGGTTTTCCCAGTTCACcaacccagaacagaaccagtccAAACCCCGGCCAAAGCTGGTCTGGTAAAGTCATCTGTTTcaagaataaatgttttaaatggcTTTAAATTGCAGTTCCAAATCAGGTTCTGTAAAACATTTAAATCCGCTTGGATCAGAACGTTAGACACTTCCGGTCGGACGTTCATATCAGTttgaaatcaactttattttggAGATCACTACAGAAGCGGAAGTTGTTTTATTGTGAAGGGTTGAGTTCCTGCCCACGATGGGAGACGGATTTTGCGAAGAGCTCGAAGATTTGGTTCATTTCTCCGTGCACGACCTGCCCGCGCGAGGTTATGTCGTCATGGAGGAGATCCGACGTCAGGGAAAGCTTTGTGACGTCACGATTAAGGTAAACACTGACGGCGTGGACTCGGTCCGCGACCCAACAGCTTGCTAACAAGTTGCTAACAGGCTAACATCGGTGGTATGACGTTAAATGCGTGACCTGTGACCGGCCGGAAGACGCTCATATGCGAATGTTTTAGACCGATATTAATACTTAGGGGTTATGAAGGTGAAAGGTCAATTTGTGGTCGGCAGCACGCTCAGACAACACCTACTGTTATGATCAATTATCTGCAGCACAGGTGGACTGAAACCGGAAGTGTTAATTTGACCCAACTCGTTAAACGATAAGTGACTTTCAGTCGCAGCGCCTTGAGTCAGCGGACTCTAAAGCGCTTTGCCAGTGAAGGTTCTGGTGGTCCAGCTGGAGAAGAACCCACAAGTCCTCAGGAGGCTCAGTATTGTTTATGGACCCACCAGAACCTCCTAGCAGGGGTTTTCTAAAATAAACAACAGAATCCTGATTTCTTTTGTCTGAATTattatatttatatgtcgatgattatCACTAACATTTCAGACCCTTATCAGTTTTAAACGCTGAACTTAACCAGcttgtaaaatggtaaatggcctgtatttgatatagcaccttctagagtcctggaaccccccaaggcactttacaacacaatcagtcattaacccattcacacactggtggggatgagctacaatgtagccacagctgccctggggcgcactgacagaggcgaggctgccgagcactggtgccaccggttcctccgaccaccaccagcaggcaactgggttaagtgttttgcccaaggacacagcgacagactgagcggggctcgaacctgcaaccctccgattacggggcgagcacttaactcctgttccaCCGTCGCCCATGTATGCCAATGGTGcagtacacatgtgtaatcattagtgtggcagtctaTCAGTgcctctctcggtccgccaggccacgcctctttcagaagcgttttccgaacaggaagtgtggatgaaatacgtctccacccatgcctgGACAAAATATGAAAGTAACCAACTATCAAAGCTGCTACTACAAATTAAACATTTTCTCGTGTCTCTTAACCTTCAAACATAGCATAGCTGTTAATTAATTATGGAGATCAAAAagtgtggttctctcgcatttgtttaaaaatctccaccaataacGTATTTCACACCGAAACCAACCACTGGACCATCCGGATGTTGGCCTCACCGAACCGCCacccttccctgggtcctccactcatcacaaacTCACGTCtttagcaccagaacaccactggtgtgagaggttctccgcttaaGCACCAGCCAGCGAGGAGTCCCACCGTCatatcaatctctctctctctctctctctctctctctctctctctctctctctctctctctctctctctctccattttGTTCCCTGTTCTCTCACTGATACTGCTGTGTGGTCCTCATACACTCAGTCCTCTGCTGCCAGAATGTATGAGGACCTCACACTCAAACACTGAGCAGCTGTCTGCCGCCACGCTGGAGCGGCTGCTATGATTCTGCCACCCAGCTCTGGCCTGGAGGTAACTGTGGGTGTCCTCTCTCTGCAGGTCGGCGATCATAAGTTCAGCGCTCACCGGATTGTCCTGGCTGCCTCCATCCCGTACTTCCATGCCATGTTCACCAATGACATGGTGGAGTGCAAACAGGATGAGATCCTGATGCAAGGCATGGATCCCAGGTAACCATACTAACACATTCCATTGGGGCGACGATcgccccgtaatctgaaggttgctggttcaagcCTCGCTCAGTTGTCGCCAtcattgtgttcttgggcaagacacttaacccgccttgcctgctggtggtggtcagcaggcaaggcgggttgtcGCTCATCCACACCAGAATGTGAATGGGTGTatcaatgggtgaatgactgaccttgttgtgaagtgccttgggggttccaggactctagaatgcACTGTattaaatacagaccatttaccatgtcaaagagagtaaaatgttattatcaagagagagagaatgtttaagtgattagcagcagtgtgctagccgatggccccctccatgaggccaccacagctcagcaaaacatcattgtagcttcttctggggggggaaacacttagagaaaaaataaagttaacagctgaaattgcaggaaataatacagttaaagagcagattgtagaagaaagcagtagagcgtggaaagtggtcagtgtatcctccagcagtctaagcctatagcagcataactacagagataactctggataacctagccttttagatggaggcataatggaggcagggcaagggagagtcgtctttaccgactgtacactccacctccctctactcccccacttgtccagatctgggctgacatcagattttaaccataggccctatcaaataaaaatgttttaagcctagtctattTTTAGACatactgggaaccaccagtagacctgcagtctgagagcgaagtgtttagttaggaacgtatggaacaatcagatcactgatgtatgatggagcttgattattgagagctttatatgtgagaaggaggatcttaaaatctattctgaatttaacaggtagccaatgtagggaagctaagacaggagagatatgatctctcttttaattctcatcagaactctagctgcagcattttggacaagctgaagacttttaactacattctgtggacttcctgagagtaatggattacagtaatccagtcttgatgtaataatgcatgaactagtttttcagcatcactcctggaaagtatgcttcttacTGGGGCCGTGAGATCTGACAATATAAGATCGTTAAGGATTATAAAGTGATGAAAATCTACCAAAGCTTGGAGATCGTTGAACTGTCTATTTACGTTCTAtcactagagctgaggaaaataatcaaataatcgattcaTCGGGAtgtggacataaacgattctgcatcgtagaagagtacgccataatcgattagagtggattgtagttttgtttttaacaGTGCCACCAGTGCagtatccaaatctgtcagagtgagtctcctccacatttaccaagtggttccgccttaatgtggtactgcagggctgagcgctagagttgtaacctgagaccgaaccgaatcagcccgaccggttctgttggatttgggccgtgaatgaagttaattgagcgggttgtcacatCGCAAGCTCCGCTCGCTcgcacagcaactgagagagagagagagagagagagagagagagagagagagagagagagagagagagagagagagagagagagagagagagagagagagagagagagagagagagagagagagagagagagagagagagagagagagagagagagagagagagagagagagagagagagagagagagagagagagagagagggagggggcaggcaggcaggcaggcaggcagcggACCTTTaattatctttttatttttactgtttgtGGTGATTTTTAAACACACAAGTAATATCTAAAAACCATACAATAGGTCACAATATTatcttttaaaaacaaaagtacagcaAATCCCCCTGTCTCATCAATGGTTTGATCCTGCTCACCTTCCCAGGCTCGGCTCCAAGCCTCCTGATTGGCTGATAAGCTGCCGTTAGGCTGGCCAGGGTTCCTGCTTTCTGAGGGACGgccctgaatttacattatttttcACAGGTGCTGATAATTGAGACTCCGTCCCGCATTTTTGACTGTCTCCAATTTCGTCTTTTATAAACTGATTGTGAGGCAAAAAAAGCTGCTGTCAATCAAGCTAGGAGGCGgggcttagggttagggttaaagctGCTAATCAGACTGGTAATGAGGTTCTAACACAGACATGGTTGTTTTATAGCCAAACAGTTCAAATAATCTATTTTAAGCCTTGATTATTTATTCTGAGAGAAGCGTCAGAACATTAAGTTTAAATCTAACCTTTGTCAGAGATCAAAGTCTGTGGTTGTTGTTTTCTCCTCCCTAAATGTCGGCAGTAGGAGATAAAAACCACCAAtttgtttttgttagtttttaaaattaagaagaaaaaaaggacaaatgatcaaagtttggatttatttttcaaTGGTATGTTGATATTAGTGGGaaattgtgtgaaaataagtataaattgatgtaaaaggtattactggtacttttagtgTCATTCTATTGTGGAAATTCAGACAAAGATAAAAGACTGGCTTCAGTTTCAGGTTTCCAAATATTAAAGGACAATTTCAACCAATTGTTCCACTCATGAGCCTCtttaatctttaatctgctcttacCGTATTTTGAAACGACAACATCTGGCTGGACCGGTGGTTCCAACCTGAGGCCCGAGGTCCCCACATACAAGCGCCTCGTAGCTTTTATCTTACATAGAAGATCGtttgctttctttctttcctaATACTAATATACCTGTGATGTACCTGTTAACCCAGAGCAGTACTATTACACCCTCTACCTACCTAGTTGCCCAGTATGGACCTGTGTGGAACCAGTAACCATGTTCTCTTGTGGTGCAGCGCACTGGAAGCGCTCATCAACTTTGCCTACAGCGGTCATGTGGCCATCGACCAACAGAATGTTCAGGCTCTCCTGATTGCCTCCAGCTTCCTGCAGCTCCAGAACGTTAAAGATGCCTGCTGCTCCTTCCTGCAAGACAGGTGAGCACCAGCACACTCCCAGTCCCTCTCACAGACCAGTTCCAGCTGGTCTCATTTCAACCATCAGCTGTgctttctgctgtgtggtgtcaGGTTACATCCCAAAAACTGTCTGGGCGTGCGGCAGTTTGCCGAGGCGATGATGTGCACGACATTGTACGACTCCGCCAACACCTTCCTCCACCAGCACTTTGTAGACGTCTCCTTATCCGAGGAGTTCTTGGGTCTGAGGACGGAGGAGGTCCTGGAGCTGGTGGCCTGTGATGAGCTCAATGTGAAGGCAGAGGAACAGGTGAGTCGCCAGCTCAGGCCACCTCATGAGACCCCGTTGAGCAGGTGTGTTGATGGTGTCATACCTCTGCAGGTGTTTGAGGCCATGTTGGCCTGGGTTCATCATGACCCGGACCAGAGGAAGCTCCTGCTGCCCGAGCTCCTGTCAAAGATCAGACTTCCTCTGTGTCAGCCTCAGTTCCTGTCCGACCGCGTTCAGCAGGAGCACCTGATTCGCTGCTGCCATAAATGCAGGTGAGGCTGAACACACCTGTTGCTCATTTTCACTCCAGACTCAAACTGGTTGACTAGTCTGCACCCAGTCTATGGTTCTGATGGGTTCTGATGACTGCTCTCAGAGATCTGGTGGATGAAGCCAAGGATTTCCACCTGGTCCCAGAGAGGCGCCCTCACCTGCCCACCTTCAGGACCAGACAGAGGTGCTGCACATCTGTGTCAGGATTCATCTATGCAGTGGGTGGACTGAACAGCTCAGGTAGAGCTCACCTGTCGCTTCAGATAAAAGAACTTACCTCATCAGGTGGATCTCATCTGGATCTTGCTGTGCTGTAGGTGACTCTTTAAATGTGGCCGAGGTCTTTGATCCAGTGGGCAACTTCTGGGAGCGATGTCAGCCAATGAGGACAGCTCGCAGCAGAGTGGGCGTGGCTGTTGTCAACGGGCTGCTGTATGCTCTTGGCGGATACGACGGCCAATCGCGGCTCAGTACAGTGGAGGTGTACAACCCAGAGACAGACACCTGGGTTCAGGTGTCGAGTATGAACAGCCGGCGCAGGTCAGTGCCGATTAAGCATTGATGCTGGGATCAATCAGATGATTGTGACGCTGAGACTGTGATGTCATTCTTAGCGCCATGGGAACCGTTGTGATTGACGGGCACATCTATGTGTGTGGTGGTTATGATGGGAAGTCATCTCTGAACTCAGTGGAATGTTACTCTCCCGAAACCGACAGgtgagttcacacacacacacacacacacacacacacacacacacacacacacacacacacacacaaacaaatacgcgcacacacacacatacataccgtaaatcctctaatattggcctgtattccattACTGGCCGGGTCTCCTACATTAGCCGGCCTTGCGGTCAGCGGGATAAATAAAGGCCGGTCTCTAATAGTGGCTGGCTtcacggcacaaacccagccacagttttgacaactttaaagtactattgatcttaaaatacttTTAAGTACTGTTGATCTTAAAATACTTTAATAAACAGCATACTTACTCACCGTTAATGGagtagtctcacaaaacacgacggcaagtgTGATCACGTATAAACTATAGAGTCACTTACCAATTCCCATTCTGAAGTCCCGCGTGATGTGACTATCGCGCGACTTTCCGAGAAGCGCTCAGCTGCGCGGCGCTTCCTGTGTGAGCCCTTGACTTCTCAAGATCACCGCCGGCGTGCCCCAGGCATTATTTACTGTGTTGACTGAGTGCGCCACAAAGGACTTACTGAAACTAACTTACCGATCGAAGAGGACAGGACAGGAGACCCATACTCTAACAATGAGCCTGGCCTGCCCCCCCGGTATACTCCACTGGCCCCATCTGCTCCTACCAACCCAGCCCTGATTTTAACAGTAAATCACATATCGGACTTGGACCTTGCCGTACCTCATTCATACCTGTTATTATCAGCAGAGAGCTGACAAACAATCATAAACCCAACAAAAGCAACCCCAGTAATCTAAAACAGTTACCAAAAGTCCCACCTTCAGTTAATGCAGTCACTTCGTCACCAGGTACTATTAATTTCTTGTAAATGTTCGTTCTCTGCTGAGCAAAacgtttttaataaatgacctgattttagatcGTAATCTTCACTGTCTGCGTTTAACAGAAAcgtggctgagttcagatgcccctgttgttctcacagaggcctctCCGCCAGAGGAGTAGCAAAAGGGGAGGCAGTACTGCTTTTATTAGTTCATCAATACTTTCTGCCAAACCtgttttatttgatcattttaccacttttgaatatacagcagcagtttttagctctcctcagattttatgtgtcacCGTTTATCAGCCTCCTAAGCagagtgccatttttattcaagaattttCAGTTTTTGTCAATCCTTCACAACTCCtttgaaaggatcattttagccggtGATTTTAATCTACATATAGACAATCCCTCTGATCCTTCttcaaaggagtttttaaatattctgaatTACATGGATTTTAGTCAACATGTCATGCAGCCgactcacaacagaggacacatCCTGGACTTGATCATCACCCATGGCctgtccaccagtgtgtcctctgttgttgACTTGGCTGTCTCTGACCACTACTGTGTGTTCTTTAGCATCACCAGTTttatccagctggaaccctctgag
It contains:
- the klhl18 gene encoding kelch-like protein 18, whose product is MGDGFCEELEDLVHFSVHDLPARGYVVMEEIRRQGKLCDVTIKVGDHKFSAHRIVLAASIPYFHAMFTNDMVECKQDEILMQGMDPSALEALINFAYSGHVAIDQQNVQALLIASSFLQLQNVKDACCSFLQDRLHPKNCLGVRQFAEAMMCTTLYDSANTFLHQHFVDVSLSEEFLGLRTEEVLELVACDELNVKAEEQVFEAMLAWVHHDPDQRKLLLPELLSKIRLPLCQPQFLSDRVQQEHLIRCCHKCRDLVDEAKDFHLVPERRPHLPTFRTRQRCCTSVSGFIYAVGGLNSSGDSLNVAEVFDPVGNFWERCQPMRTARSRVGVAVVNGLLYALGGYDGQSRLSTVEVYNPETDTWVQVSSMNSRRSAMGTVVIDGHIYVCGGYDGKSSLNSVECYSPETDRWTVVTEMSVSRSAVGVTVFDGRIFVSGGHDGLQIFNTVEYYNHHTDRWHPAVAMLNKRCRHGAATRGSHMYVAGGYDGSGFLSGVEVFSSASAQWSLLVAMNTRRSRVSLVSTAGRLYAVGGYDGQSNLSSVEMFNPDTNRWTFMAPMVSHEGGVGVGCIPLQPV